The following coding sequences lie in one Candidatus Neptunochlamydia sp. REUL1 genomic window:
- a CDS encoding peptide ABC transporter substrate-binding protein, whose translation MIRHFFIPILLLFAAASCQKKEHGGERQAIAINFSYSPFTADPRKGTDPVTTTLNFMLYEGLTHLEADGTVSYALAEQVKISRDKRSYLFFLRPAMWSDGSPLTAYHFESAWKAALSPDFTSKSAHLLFPIKNAERAKNGECSLDKVGIEALDERTLLVRLGRPTPYFLELTSFCTYFPVPFHGDEVPHPNQTGEVLSCGPFQVISWKNDDEIVAVKNPYYWNADKVHLEKITVSMISDERTTLNLFEKGKLDVVGGLTSTLPLDAVASLKKSDLIRQKPIAGTTLCTFNVNRFPFNNVHIRKAFALAINREKITKNLFQMYDDVASGPVPHVLKETVTTFFLDHQKALAQHHFHKGLEELGITKQEFPKVTYYYFTSELHRNLAITLQNYWKSVLGIDINVQALEFKSHLTKLYNHDFSIAQMSWVGQYHDPMSFLERFNGKEAFRNYSGWKNPYYSELLSASYYASKEGRVTLLEEAESLLMDEMPIIPLYHFHVVYVKSPRLHGLSISPMGDMQFHKAFVSLD comes from the coding sequence ATGATAAGGCATTTTTTTATTCCTATTTTACTTTTGTTTGCAGCGGCTTCTTGCCAGAAGAAGGAGCATGGTGGAGAGCGCCAGGCGATAGCGATTAATTTTAGCTATAGCCCCTTTACTGCTGACCCTAGAAAAGGCACGGATCCTGTCACCACAACACTTAATTTCATGCTTTATGAGGGACTCACCCACCTAGAAGCAGATGGAACGGTATCGTATGCCTTAGCAGAACAGGTTAAAATCTCAAGAGACAAGCGAAGCTACCTCTTTTTCTTAAGGCCTGCGATGTGGTCAGATGGATCTCCCCTTACAGCTTACCACTTTGAGTCCGCATGGAAGGCAGCACTGAGTCCTGATTTCACTTCAAAATCTGCACATCTTCTTTTTCCCATAAAAAATGCAGAGCGGGCAAAAAATGGGGAGTGCTCTCTTGATAAGGTAGGAATAGAGGCCCTTGATGAAAGAACGCTTCTTGTGCGCCTTGGACGCCCCACGCCATATTTCTTGGAACTCACCTCTTTTTGTACCTATTTTCCAGTCCCCTTTCATGGTGATGAAGTCCCACACCCTAATCAAACCGGAGAAGTCCTTTCCTGCGGGCCATTTCAAGTTATATCCTGGAAAAATGACGATGAAATTGTTGCAGTTAAGAACCCCTACTACTGGAATGCTGACAAGGTCCACTTAGAAAAAATCACGGTCTCAATGATAAGCGATGAAAGAACAACGCTTAACCTTTTTGAAAAAGGAAAGCTTGATGTTGTTGGCGGCCTGACCTCAACCCTTCCCCTTGATGCAGTTGCGAGCCTTAAAAAGAGTGATTTAATCAGGCAGAAGCCAATTGCAGGAACAACTCTTTGCACCTTTAATGTAAACCGATTCCCCTTCAATAACGTTCATATTCGAAAGGCTTTCGCCTTAGCAATTAATCGGGAAAAAATCACAAAAAATCTTTTTCAGATGTATGACGATGTTGCCTCGGGTCCCGTTCCTCATGTTCTTAAAGAAACCGTAACCACTTTCTTTTTAGATCATCAAAAGGCTCTTGCTCAGCATCATTTTCACAAAGGGCTTGAAGAGCTTGGAATCACAAAGCAAGAGTTTCCCAAAGTCACTTACTATTACTTCACATCTGAGCTCCACAGAAATTTAGCCATTACCCTTCAAAACTATTGGAAGTCAGTCCTCGGAATAGATATTAATGTTCAAGCCTTAGAATTTAAATCCCACCTTACAAAACTCTATAACCACGATTTTTCAATTGCCCAAATGTCATGGGTTGGACAGTACCACGATCCCATGTCCTTTCTTGAACGCTTTAACGGAAAAGAGGCCTTTCGAAACTACAGCGGCTGGAAAAATCCCTACTATTCTGAACTTCTTTCAGCCTCTTACTACGCAAGCAAAGAGGGAAGAGTCACGCTTCTTGAAGAGGCCGAATCCCTGCTTATGGATGAAATGCCCATCATTCCCCTTTACCATTTCCATGTTGTCTATGTAAAGAGTCCCCGCCTTCATGGTCTCTCCATCTCCCCAATGGGAGATATGCAGTTTCACAAAGCCTTTGTCTCCTTAGATTAA